The nucleotide window CGGATCAGCAAAAATATTTCTTACTTCCCAATTGAAGAGTTTTAATAGTTTCTATAATCAAATCAACGAGTCTAATCGACTGGACTCAATTCGACAATCATTAGTGTCTCTTTGTGGTACCGCAGAAAACATTCACGAAGAGGTATTGAGTCGTAGATTCCAATGTAATCTAATAGCTTCGGATTTGATTGCTAAATTAACCAGTACCGCACAGGAAGAGAAGATTATTTTGAATGATATTTCCAGTGCGATTATGAAAGATCCAGGGTATCAGGATATTCTTAAAGATAGCTCAATTCTACCGCCAGTTGGTACATCATGGGAAAAGGTTGATGCTACTGTATCACAGCAACAGATTGATAAACTTAAAGTTGCGCAATCAACTTTTGCTAGTAATGGCATTCCATTTATTCCTTATCAGGGCTTATCTGAAGAGCTACAAAAAAATATTGCTACAATTGGTTGTAATTATAAAGATACGGATATTCCAAATATTACCTACTGGAAGGCTGCGGTAGAGCCATCTAAACCTTGGAATACATATATTTCAGTTATTTGCAAAAATAAAAACGGTCAGAATGAGGAAAAAGAGGTTTATTCTAATTATAACTATTTGCAGGAAAATGACGATAGTGTAAAGAATGTGCTTGGTGTAGTTGCTTCCAATAAGAGTATTATTAATGCCAAAAATGAATGGGTTCATCATCTTGGAGTGAAAAATAATGGAACTGATAAGAGAAACTTTAGCATAGGAATAGAATTGTCTGTACCCGATGGAAAACTTCTATCTTTTAATTCTGATACAGATCATAATTTTGATGATCAAATTATTAATTCAAGTATATATAATAATCCGCTAAGATGGCTGGATGACAAAGGTATGTTATTTACGGAAGGGGTTATTCCTAATGGTGGTAACCTTAACTATACAGTTCCGATGTCTTACATTTATAATGGCTCTACTTATATATTTATGCTAAAAATTCAAGGTGAATATTATGATCAACGATACTATAGGGTGCGCCTAGGTGTAGTTTGTACTACCTCTGACTGTCAGCAAATTGACCCTGTTTCAGGTGGGACAATGATTGATCATTCGCAAATAAAATTTAACTCTGGTTTAAATGTTCGGATTGATGGTGGTGGTAAGGATGTAACTGGTCAACGGTATCTACACATCTGGTAATCTTATTATTAAGTACCTAAACAAATAGGGCAGTACCTACTGCCCTTTATCTTAGCTATAGGAAGTTCTATTATGAATAAAAAAGTGATTACTATCTTATTGGCATGTGTCGGTATAGCACACGCCTACAATTTTGATGGAACATATACTGGCAATGGAAAAAATATTGAAACAATTAAAATTAACAAGGGCAAAATTAGTATTGTCAGTAAATGCTCTTCAGGTAAATGTAAATGGGAAGGCGCTGCTGTCAAATCATTAAGGATTAATAATGGGAATACGTTGGTATTTGAGTTAGCTCCACTTAGCAATGATGGAGTTATTTTTTATCCTACTTTAGTGCTAACACCAACACACGATTCGCAGTCGCTCCAAGCAGTAACGATTACTTATAGAAGCTATAGCAAGGACGCGCTAGCTGAAAGTGATGACCCGGGATATGGTTCATATTCTGAAATTCTGATTAGAAAATAAATTAATCACTTCTTGAGTCATTCGGCGAACAGGGTAGTATTTACTACCCTGTTTCTTTTTAAGATTCCCTAAATTTGTAGTTGTTTACCTACAATTGTTGGTAAAAATCTATTAGTAACTATAAAACCTTTGAAATATTTCTGCTTTTTTGCCAATTATTTGACAGTGCTGAAGTTTTCGTGATAAAGTGTAGCATTGTGGGGTAATGTGTCTATTTGTGGGGTAAATTTAATGCTCGGTGGGGTAACTCATCTTAATCTTGATCCGAAAAATCGGCTGGCTATACCAGCTAAATATCGCGATATCCTCCAGAGTCTTTCTGGCGGCAAGATAGTTATTACTCTTGAGTCGGCGCAATGCCTCTTAATCTATCCTGAAAACGAATGGGGTGTTGTGCGTGATAAAGTGCAGAATTTACCAAATTCGCTGCATCCATTAGTGAAAAGTTATCAGCGCCTAGTCCTTGGTTACGCTGAGAATCTTGAAATTGACAAGTCGGGACGGGTTCTCCTTCCTGCTATATTGAAGCAGATGGCAAAGTTAGATAAGGAAATAGTATTGGTTGGGATGGGCAATAAATTTGAGCTTTGGGATAAAAATAGCTGGCATCAGGAAACAGAAAAAGCATTGCAGTCTTCAGCAGAAGATTTGGCGCAGCTACTTAACGGGTTTAATTTGTAGTAGGTTATGCATTATTCAGTCTTGCTTCAAGAGTCGGTTGAGTTATTAAATATTAAGTCTGATGGCATTTATATAGACGGCACTTTTGGACGTGGTGGCCATAGCCGAGCAGTTCTTGATAAGTTAGGCGTAAATGGTCGGTTGATTGCATTTGACAAAGATCCGGAAGCAATCACACATGCAAGGCAGAATTTTTTTGATAGTCGGTTTAAAATTATTCATGCTAGCTTTGCAAGTATTAGAAAGCAGTTATTTGATCTGGGAATAAACCAAGTTGACGGAGTCTTGCTTGATTTAGGGGTTTCTTCACCACAATTAGATAATGCAGAGCGAGGATTTAGCTTTCGCCATGATGCTCCGCTCGATATGCGGATGGATAATAGTAAAGGAATCACGGCGGCAGAATGGTTATTGATCGCTAGTGAAGAAGAAATGGTGGATGTTTTCTGGCGTTATGGTGAAGAGCGTTTTTCACGAAGAGTTGCTAAAGCAATTTTGCGTGAGCGTGAAGTCAGGTCATTGGCAACTACACATCAATTGACAAAGTTGATTGAAGCACAGATTCCATACCGTGAGCGAGGGAAAAATCCGGCAACCAGAGTATTTCAGGCAATACGAATTCATATAAATAACGAACTAGGTGATCTGGAACAAATACTTTCAGATGTTCCGCAGATGTTAACTTTGAATGGACGATTTGTAGTTATCAGCTTTCACTCTTTAGAAGATCGTTTAGTTAAAATTGCATTTAACGAGCGTGCCTCAGCTGATAAATTGCCAAAATGGGCAATGGTAACTGGTGCAGAAGCAGAGTTTGAGGTAATAGCCAAAAAGGTTCGCGCTTCTATGGTTGAAGTTGATGAAAATAGTCGGAGTAGAAGTGCCGTATTACGTTGTCTTGAACGACTAAAAGTTACACAAAAATAAGAAATTATTATGGATAATGTACTTAAATTATTTAATCTTCTATTGGTGGCAATACTGATTGGCAGTGCTTTTAAACTGATAAATCAGCGTTTTCAGGCAAGAAGTTATTATATGCAGTTATCTCAATTGCAAAATAAAATGGATGGGATAAACAAGGAGTACACCCGTTTAGAGATTGAAGAAGGTACTTACTCTTCCGGTTTGGCAGTTCAGGATTATGCTTTGCATAACTTGGGGCTGGTAGAGGCAGATAAACAACATATTTTGGAATTAAAATAAAATGATAGCAAATGACGATATCCAAAAGCTGTACTGGCGAATAAAAAATGGTGATGCAGCAGAAATAAAGCCGGAGTCATCCAACGCTTCATTGACAAAAGGTAGAGATCGCGCTAGTATCATAAACTATATTGCATTAGGGTTAACTTGTGCCGTTTTATTGCGTCTTGCATATATTAACACGGTTAGTAGTAAATTCCTATCTGATCAGCTAAATACTCGAGTTTTGCGAACAGTGAAATTAACTGCAATGCGTGGAACTATTACTGATCGAAATAATCGTCCATTAGCAGTTAGTACCCCAGTTGATTCCATCTGGGCTGATCCATCTGAAATGGAGAACCTGAGTGAGGCTCAGGTAACCCAGCTTGCCAAAGCAATGAATATTTCAGTTGCTGAATTAAATACTAAATTGAATGATAAAAATAAGACCTTTGTTTATTTGAAACGGGCGATGTCGCCACAGCAGGCAAGAGATGTTTTAAATTTGAATATCGACGGTATTTATAGTTTGCAAGAGTTTAAGCGATATTATCCAAGTGGTGAGGTAACTGCTCACGTGGTCGGTTTTAATAATATTGATGATAAAGGTGCTGAGGGCATTGAGTATGCTGATGACAAACTTTTGCAGGGAGAAGCTGGGTCTAAACAGATTATCCGAGATTTGCGTGGTCATGTAGTAGAAAATGTGGGAGTTATGCAACCAGCCAAAAATGGACAGCAGATTGCACTTTCAATTGATAATCGGATACAATATATTGCATATACTGCATTAAAAGCACAGGTTGAAAAATCTGCTGCTAAGGGTGGTTCGGCTGTAGTTCTTGATGCGCGTACTGGAGAGGTTCTGGCAATGATTAATATGCCAACTTATAATCCAAATAATCGAGGTGGTATTGATCCTGACATGCTAAAAAATCGTGCCGCAGTTAATGTTTATGATCCGGGTTCTATCATGAAACCATTGGTAATAGCAAAAGCTTTGGATGATAAAATTGTTACGCCTCAAACCGTCTTTGATACTCATCCATATGTGGTTGGACCAAAATTAATCAAAGATGATCATGCCTATCCACGTATGACTGTTGCAGAAATTATTCAGCATTCAAGTGATATCGGTACATCAAAAATTGCCATGAAATATAAGCCGCAGCCTTTATGGGAATACTATCGTAAAATAGGTTTTGGTCAAAAACTTGGAACTGGATTTCCTGGGGAAACCAAAGGTATTTTAAATGACTGGCGTAAATGGTATCCTGTAGATCAGGCATTAATGTCATATGGTTATGGTATTTCGGTAAGTTTGTTTCAGATGGCTCATGCTTATACTATCTTTACCAATAATGGCTGTTTGCTTCCGGTTAACTTTAATAAACTACAGTCAGGACATACTCCAACTTGTGAGCAGGTTATTTCACCGGGTACGGCAGCAACCATGCGTTCAATTCTAGCTGCAACTACTGAGGAAGGAACTGGGAAGAATGCTCGGGTTGCGGATTATACAGTTGCGGGTAAAACAGGTACTGCACAGATTCTTGAACATGGGCGTTATACTGACAAAAAA belongs to Aquella oligotrophica and includes:
- the mraZ gene encoding division/cell wall cluster transcriptional repressor MraZ, which gives rise to MWGNVSICGVNLMLGGVTHLNLDPKNRLAIPAKYRDILQSLSGGKIVITLESAQCLLIYPENEWGVVRDKVQNLPNSLHPLVKSYQRLVLGYAENLEIDKSGRVLLPAILKQMAKLDKEIVLVGMGNKFELWDKNSWHQETEKALQSSAEDLAQLLNGFNL
- a CDS encoding peptidoglycan D,D-transpeptidase FtsI family protein, whose translation is MIANDDIQKLYWRIKNGDAAEIKPESSNASLTKGRDRASIINYIALGLTCAVLLRLAYINTVSSKFLSDQLNTRVLRTVKLTAMRGTITDRNNRPLAVSTPVDSIWADPSEMENLSEAQVTQLAKAMNISVAELNTKLNDKNKTFVYLKRAMSPQQARDVLNLNIDGIYSLQEFKRYYPSGEVTAHVVGFNNIDDKGAEGIEYADDKLLQGEAGSKQIIRDLRGHVVENVGVMQPAKNGQQIALSIDNRIQYIAYTALKAQVEKSAAKGGSAVVLDARTGEVLAMINMPTYNPNNRGGIDPDMLKNRAAVNVYDPGSIMKPLVIAKALDDKIVTPQTVFDTHPYVVGPKLIKDDHAYPRMTVAEIIQHSSDIGTSKIAMKYKPQPLWEYYRKIGFGQKLGTGFPGETKGILNDWRKWYPVDQALMSYGYGISVSLFQMAHAYTIFTNNGCLLPVNFNKLQSGHTPTCEQVISPGTAATMRSILAATTEEGTGKNARVADYTVAGKTGTAQILEHGRYTDKKHIGSFVGFAPALNPRIIVAVMIDQPTKGLYYGAQTAAPVFAAITEPTLKVLGVQPDK
- the ftsL gene encoding cell division protein FtsL, with protein sequence MDNVLKLFNLLLVAILIGSAFKLINQRFQARSYYMQLSQLQNKMDGINKEYTRLEIEEGTYSSGLAVQDYALHNLGLVEADKQHILELK
- the rsmH gene encoding 16S rRNA (cytosine(1402)-N(4))-methyltransferase RsmH, whose product is MHYSVLLQESVELLNIKSDGIYIDGTFGRGGHSRAVLDKLGVNGRLIAFDKDPEAITHARQNFFDSRFKIIHASFASIRKQLFDLGINQVDGVLLDLGVSSPQLDNAERGFSFRHDAPLDMRMDNSKGITAAEWLLIASEEEMVDVFWRYGEERFSRRVAKAILREREVRSLATTHQLTKLIEAQIPYRERGKNPATRVFQAIRIHINNELGDLEQILSDVPQMLTLNGRFVVISFHSLEDRLVKIAFNERASADKLPKWAMVTGAEAEFEVIAKKVRASMVEVDENSRSRSAVLRCLERLKVTQK